A segment of the Labrus mixtus chromosome 15, fLabMix1.1, whole genome shotgun sequence genome:
GCTGATGCAGGTTATGCTGTTCTGGAGAAAAAGGTATGTAACCCCTACAGAAATGCTTATCTGTTAACATCTGTGTAGCAGGTTAGCATAGTGACCAGAAGGAATGTTTATCATTTACCAGGCTTAGGTGTCTGCAAACTCTCATCCTAAACTTGTCTGAGTAATAACACATTTTCTCGACTTTGCTTTTCTGTCCTACAGGGGGCACTGTCTGAACGGCCTCAGATTTTTCTGGACCAGATCCGACAAAGTACAGAGGTAAGGAAATGGCCACAGTGATGTACTTGTGAAATatctgtctctttctgcagAGAATCTTACAAAGCTCTTTATTCCTATGAAAAATATTATtatgcatgtctgtgtttaccTCAGTATTTAATCTAATATCTTATTTCTTTAGCGATCCCCACCTCAGCAGCAGGGCCTGGTCCCAGCCTACAGTGGAGAAActgacagtgaagaagaaggaggcgACAAAGACGAGAAGGAAGGGAGAATGACAGATTGGGTTAAGCTCGCCTGTCTGCTTTGTAGGAGGCAGTTCCCCAGCAAGGAGGCCCTAATCAGGCACCAGCAGCTATCTGAGCTACACAAGGTGCTAACACACTTCAAGTAGATTTTCACTCTGTTGAAAATATTGTGTACATGTTAAGTAagaaatatcttgttttttttttttttactaaaccTGTCTTCAGTATATTTTGTGTCTAAAGGgagttaaatgaaatgtttcagtCTCATGGCACTCCTCTTGTAGTCAACCTCTTTACCTCTTTCTGCCCTCAGCAAAACTTGGAGCAAAGGAGATTACATCAGGAAGTCACAGGCAAAGAGGTTGGTCAAGCCTCATGATCGGAGTCAAGGAGTTACACAACAGCGCATGAAATAGCTATCTTTgtaactgaatgaatgaatacagaaaataataatttcactgtcccttttttttgctgcagagaCTTGTAGATGGACCTGAGGCTCCTGATGCTAAGAGGAGGAAGTTTAGCCCAATGTAAGTtttataaacaaacagagaccCCATGTACAGACTCGTAGttcttgatttgtgtttgtgctcagtcttgtgttttattctttttctctctggtgTCTCTCTAGTGATGGGATCAGTGGCACTAGTCTTGGTGCCAGGATGCTACAAGGAGGCGTGAAAAAGGGGCTTCTGTTTCGCAATATGCAAGTGGAGTGAGCTTGGTCCTgaagaaaggaggaaaatgaCAATACCTAGCTCGCAAAACTTCACTGTTATGGTCATACAGATATCTAAACATAAACCTTTTAGTTTGGTTTGACATCACAATTACCTCAACAGTGGTAATACACTCAAATGAACTGATCCTGTAGCTGTGGATTACAGGATATTGCACagattgcactttttttttttgctttcttccTGAATGATGCAGTTATGAGTTCTCACTTTATTTGATGCTTGTATGTGATAAACAAGCTTAATGTGGTTGGGAAACTTTTGCTGTGGGAAATGAAAGATTAGTACAGATCTTTAATGCAGTGAATGAGCTTTTTCTAATAATACTGTCTATGCAccatagatttttttattttgttttaaagatatgCGCCTCGTCATTCAGTGAATGACTGATCTGGGCATGAACTGTGtaaacattttagaaaagaCTGTGGCCACATGAACTGGACAGGGTCACACTAACACTAGTGTgtagttaaaaagaaaaagtctcaTATTGCAGGTTTGAATTCACATTGTAATACATAGTTATCTCtggaaaaaaagttattttttatttctatgatTTTTCAATAATGTGACTGTGTTTCGTCAAGCTTATGTGAATTAATTCTGAATAACACAATTTCATCATTATAATTGATTTATGTCTTCTTTGGGCAAGCCAGTATGCTTAAGCAAgtaatttcaacatttaaacttgaCATTTCCAAAGCTGTGTGTTTGCAAacctgtggtttaaaaaaaaaagggatataACGTAACTCTTCTTATGAACTTTCTAATGCAACTTTATGCAGCAATCGTATAGCTGTTTCGCACTAGCACATTCGACTgtctctgaaatgtgtttttatttgttttatttatttgtttttattaactaatatttacagtctatggtttttaTGTGTGCTCATGTCAGGGAAACTAGACTGTAGGTTCCGGCTGACTGgttcccatggcaacaacaaacGCGGTTGCTTGTTTGCTGGCGGGGTACTATAGACAAACCAGTTAGCTTCATAATCagataactttttattttaacaatcaAAAAGTTACTGCTGTCCAACGGTTCAACAGTACAATTAGCTTCATCGAGCCAGTGAGTCATTATTAGCTTAATGCATCGCAGTAGGTCGAGCTGACTGAGCGGCTACTTTTTGTAGAACTAACCGAAGTGACCAGTATGTCTGACATGGAGGAAGATGTGCTGTCCGACGTAGAAGGAGATGAAGAAACTCAACAAGATGAAGTCGGGGAGGATGAGAAGGTAAGGCCTATAACATCTGACTTAACAGCATGCAACTAAGGTGTCGAGAAAGGTCATCGTGTAGGCAGTCTGGTTATgttgaatatttacagtctatggtttgttTGGTCATGACTGAGGCTGAATCCCTCACTCAACGCGTTTTGACTAAGGCCTCATAGTCAACAGATAATTAAGACTAGAAGGGGAAATACACACAGAATTGTGTTAAGTAACCATGTTAGGGCTAGTAAGGTGTGTAGCCTACATAAACCATGAAGGCTGCATTCCTAAAGCCGGTTTTCTCCAGGTTTGAACTTTATAACACTTAAGAGTAACTAACTAGAGTAACTTTTACTTTTAACTTGTAACCTGTTCACAAACATCATGCAgcctacatgtttttaatcctTTATCAATCAGCACCACAAACTGTTATCTaaattaaaatcattttgatGTCTTCTCTCTCGCAGGTACAGGTTTGCCATTTGACCCCAGAAACCATCAGTCAAGGTCTCTCGTTACTGTGTCGCACAGGCAATGGACTTGGACATGCTTTTGTCAAAATAGATCTAAAAAACTGGTgaggttgcaaaaaaaatacttcaaaatgAAATTTGCCCTTGAAATTTCAATGTGAATATTCCTCTAAGTATGGCTATCTCTTGGATGTTATTTTAATTTCCTCTCTCATCCCTGTACTCCTTAGTGGACTCAATGATATAACTGCAATCAGCAGTTTTATTTACATACGTTTTCTGGATCTATCCAACAACCAGCTCACTGATCTTTCTCCTCTGGCATCTTTGACCGAGCTCCTCTGGCTGAAGGCAAGGATCGTTTTTTCTTAATTCATTTAGAAAAAGACACCTCATCAGTATCACTCACTCTGATGGTTAATCTTAAATGCAACCCTACCTCTGTAGGTTGACAATAATGCTGTGGCGTCCTTCAACGGGCATCCTTTTGAACAGTTGACCTACCTGCAGTGGCTGAGTATGGCAGGGAACAGGCTTACAGATATGGAGGGCCTGGTTGGCCCTGCCCTGGAGAGACTCAATCTGGCAGGTTAgtctgtagttgttgttttatctcGATCATGTTGTGCTAATTTTGAGTTTCCTATAGTGATGTCAGTCAAATGAGAAATATTTTGTCATGTCTTTAATATTTGAAACGGgagaagtgttaaaaaaaaaacttagcaGTGTTTTTTAATAGCATGATGAGTGTTAATATTATTTGTTTTGTCACTCAGTCTTTGGGATGACAAACTCTCTCATCAGCAGATTTTAATACAAAATGTTTAACCTCTCTGGCAGGTAATGGTATTCAGAGACTGAATGAACTTCAAGATAGCTGTTTTGCCAACCTGGTAACTCTAGAGCTGAGGGGAAATCAGCTGGATACCACGGATGGCATCAACCTCCCCAACCTGCAGCATTTATATCTGGTAATAAAAGTTATTTGATTTGTTCAGTAGAACTAACATGCTTGATGATTAAAGAGATTGGTTTATTATAAGTCAGAAACAAATGTTCCTGTAACTATTTTTGTTGCAACTATCCAGGCTCAAAATTATATAAAACATCTGGGAGGTTTGGAGGGATTAGAGCGCCTCACTACCCTTCACCTGCGAGACAACCAGCTTGATACTCTGGAAGGTCTAAGCTCCAACATGAAGTGTCTCCAATACCTCAATGTCCGGTATACAGCTGCATCATATAGGACATTAGAAATTCCATAAGTCCCCAACATCAAATCACTTGACACCAAATATGCTAAATGACATGTCTCATacttgtgtctctctccctcagagGAAATGTATTGTTAGACAAGAAAGCCATTGAGTCTCTTGGGCGTGTGTCAAAAACTCTTAAAGCTTTGGTCCTTTCTGAGAATCCTCTGATGGAAGCCACCGACTACCGTCTGAGCGTACTGATTATCCTACCACAGCTGAAACGACTTGACAAAGATCCTGTCTCCCCTGACGAGATGATGGAGGCCTTAGAGAGAATAAAGGTGACCCTAAGGAGCATCTCATTTCTCTGTATGTCATGGGAATGCAATAATCTGCTTGTTTGCTGATTGTTCTAATGTCATGCATGTCCTTTCAGGAActaaaagaagaggaaatacCTACGCCATAAGATTTGCAATGAAGACCAAAATGAGGAAGTGCTTGACTTCCTTGAAAAGTCAAGCTTGGTGTGATTGTGTTGTCTGAAAACAATCATAATTGTGaaagagtattttttttgtggtgcTTTGCCCCAACCATAAATCATTACACTAGTGTCTTGTGTCCTTCTAACACATTTGTGATCTAATTTTTAAACAAttatcttctttcttttaatgtatCCATTGACATTTTCAGATGCATATATTCCAGctacaaagaaatgtttcagaATGACTTGTGAATTAGTCATA
Coding sequences within it:
- the lrrc23 gene encoding leucine-rich repeat-containing protein 23, encoding MSDMEEDVLSDVEGDEETQQDEVGEDEKVQVCHLTPETISQGLSLLCRTGNGLGHAFVKIDLKNCGLNDITAISSFIYIRFLDLSNNQLTDLSPLASLTELLWLKVDNNAVASFNGHPFEQLTYLQWLSMAGNRLTDMEGLVGPALERLNLAGNGIQRLNELQDSCFANLVTLELRGNQLDTTDGINLPNLQHLYLAQNYIKHLGGLEGLERLTTLHLRDNQLDTLEGLSSNMKCLQYLNVRGNVLLDKKAIESLGRVSKTLKALVLSENPLMEATDYRLSVLIILPQLKRLDKDPVSPDEMMEALERIKELKEEEIPTP